A window of Nicotiana sylvestris chromosome 8, ASM39365v2, whole genome shotgun sequence genomic DNA:
TTACAAAAGCATGAGAGATGGATTAGCAATTTACATCAACTGAACATTTTGTGATCCATTTTCAAAGTAGATCTTTTATTTCTGCATTTGAAGAGAGCTAGAAAAGAAATTTCATTTGAGGATCTGAGTAAAGAGCACAAGATTTCTTCAATAGTATTAGTTGGTTATTCGTTAAAACGTAGTACTACATGGAATGAGAGGAAGTTCGTACCTGCCCTCCTTTACCATATACTGTAAGTGGATGGCCAACAGCAGCCTGAACACAGAACCGATTTAATGCAGTTCCAAATACAGCATCATAATCAAGTCTGTTGACCAGATCTTCATGCATTGCAGTTTCGTCAGTCCTCACCCCATATACAACTCCCTGGTTCAGGTCGGTAGCTCTGATTCCCCACGCCTTGCAAGTAAAAGCTATGTTGTGGGAATCATGGACTTTACTCAAATGATAGAAAGAGCTTGCTTGTTTGGGATAAGGAAGAGTATCTGTTCTTCCATTATGAGTGATAGTTATAAAACCTTCTTCAATATCTATGTTAGGGGTCCCGTATTCTCCCATTGTCCCGAGTTTGACCAAATGACACTCTTCCCTAAACTCCTTTATGGCAAAAAGTACATTAAGTGTCCCTATCACGTTATTATGTTGGGTAAAAACAGCTCTCGACCGATCAATCATAGAATAAGGAGCAGAACGCTGCTCTCCAAAGTGGACAACAGCATCAGGTTCAAAGGATTTGAAGGCTTCTGCCAAGAAATCAAAGTCACATATATCACCAACAAACAGTTGGATGTCTTTTCCTGTCAGAGATTTCCAACGCCTAATGCGGTTATGGATAGATGAGATGGGTGTTAGAGAATCTAGACCAAGCTGGTGGTCAAATAGGCGACGAATAAGGTTGTCAACAATGGAAACTTCATAACCCTTGTTGGATAGGTGGAGAGCAGTAGCCCAGCCACAATAGCCATCACCACCAATGACCATGACCTTTTTTCTAGTGGAGGCTCCATCAGTGCTCTGTTGAGAGCCAGAGTCATTCTGAGTTTTGGCTTCTTGGCTCATAGAAACAGCTGAAGCCCTGACCACATACTGTGCAGACTTTTTCCTTTGCAAGCTTAGCTTTTTCAATGGTGAGAAGGAAATTCCCATATTAAAAGAAATTGGAATAGGAGTAGAACATTGGTTAATTGACTTGAAATGCAGCTTGTTGCTGGAAGAGACATCTAAATAACAAGTGGTAGAAAGTAAATGGGCCATGATAACCGCCTCGACTTGAGCCAACCAACTTTCTCAAACCTGCAGAACTAAGAAATAAAGAATCAGAGCAGAATATAGACTCCACTACTTTGTCTAGGAGGAAcaagaaaaatggaaaaagaactAGCCAAAGTGcaagaagaaaaaatattttttgatgatCGAGAAAACGCCTGAGAGTTAGCAAAATATTTTTGATGATCGAGAAAAAGCCTGAGAGTTAGCGCATCCAACCCACAAGAGGATGCACACAGCATCTGGCATCTGGAAACTATCGCTGATGTAATATTAGCCAGGATCACTACTTGAAAAGGTAAAGTTGCTTAATTGAAAAGATTTAAAAACACAGATATTGTTTGATTAAAATCATGATGACACTTACACCACTAATTGGGATCCTTAGCACGAACAGCTCCAAAAGACATGTCAGAATTCTACATCTGTTTGTAGATTGTAATCTCCttatattttcttggaaaatccTCACCATTTGAGTTAGTATTTGGAGTTTAGTTAGGTCCAAGGTACATTTTCTTAACAAGATCAAAGGCCAAAAAGCATTGTTAAACATATTAAGTCCAGCATCACAAGAATGTGCAACTAGAACCAAGCAAAGGATCCTGATGTAATACAACTTCAGAGTGCAAGTAGACTGGAAACATGAGTTGGTTTTTCCAGTATCATAGCAAAAGCACTATTGCAAAAAAATAGTTAAGTGAAACGACAACCTTCTTTCATAAAAATAAGGATAAGGTCAGTTACACCATCACAGGGGTAATGCAGTAGTTACTTTTAGACCAAAGACCAAAATGGCAAAACCAAATTATCTTTTTGTCAATGATGGATTGTGTGCCACAGAATGCTCGAATAACCAAAGACGTTGCGGATACAGACATAAACTCTCCTCCCACTTAGTCTATTCCAGAAATCTTCCTTATCTGATACATCATACATGTTGACACTATTTAGTCAAACCTCAACCCCAAAACAAAATCACTCTATCTTCTAGTTCATCAGCAGCCAGCAACTAAAAAGCTCTAGCTTTTGGGATTTAATTATAGTTAATCCTATCTATAAGCCCATAATTACTCAAACCAAGCAAGTGCACAACACTCTAAGCCAGTAGTAATAACAACACTAACTTCTACTACCAATATGATGACAAGTTAACCATTTAATTGGTGTGCTTCTACTTAATCACCCCTCTCTTCCCCCgtccaaaaataaaattttaaaaaatgaaacaCCTTATCTACAAAAATCTGATATGCAGTTCATTTATGAGGCAATATCAAGATTTTGACTTTGATAGACAAGAAACTAGAACAGAAAAAAACCCAGTTGATTACACAAGACAAACACATAAAAGGTTCCAAAAAATTCAAAGACGCaaacttttgaaactaaaaggGTCACCAAATGCAGAAGCAACTTCTAAAATTAAAAGGGTCATAACAATTTTCAAAGAAGCAACTTGTAATACTAAAAGGGTTACCAAAAAAGCAACTACTGAAACTAAAAGGGTCACCTTGAGAATAGGGCGATGCTTGCTAGAGATAGAATTGGCAGAGAGAAAGAGGTATCCTTAGCTAAGTTTTAGCTAAGATTTTCATTTGTCTGGGGAAGCATCATGGTTTTAGTTGAGGGGATATTCTTTAGAGTACATCACTGCATCCCACGATTATTGATGGTAAAATTACAAAGTTGTCCCCTCACAAGTCACTGTGGGTTCCGTTGTAGCAACAAAATATAGGTAAACGTCCAACATTTGATGGTTTACTAAGCTTCATTTTTCGCAACAAAACCTAGCAAATTACAATATTTGACCATAGATTGCTAGTATTTGTAGCAATAACCTAAACATTATTATTCATTTACGGACAACTTTTATTCCAAAAGTTAGGAGCATTATGTTGGTTTTTGGTGAATAATTACACTTGAATCGTTGTTATGGCCTATCTACGCGGTATGTTTACTGAAGACATCAGTTAAAACCatatataattaaaatatttattttatcatgTATATCTACTTTATAAATCTATTTACCATATGTACATAGTTTATAAATTTATTTGAGCATGTATACCTAATGTCTTCCAAAATAAAATATTGTGTATCCTCAATTAGAATATTATGGTATGTTTGATTTGGATATTGTATTCCAACTTAGAATACTGTAGTATGTTTGATTTGAGTATTATATCTCAAATTAAAAACTTGTGAAATATTTAGTTTGAATATTGTATTCCAAATTAGAAAATCATGGTATATTTGGTTTTGAAACTGTATTTCAAATTTAAATAATGTAGTATATTTAGTTTGGATATtgtattccaaattagaataCCATAATACATTTGGTTTGAGTACtgtattccaaattagaatattGTGGTATGCTTACTTTGAATACTCTATTTCAAATTAGAATATTGTTGTATGTTTGGTTTGAATATTATATTCCAAATAAGAATATTATGATATATTCAGTTTGGATATTTGTATGTGATGGGTTTGTTTGGATATTGTACTTCAAATTAGAATTTTGTAGAATGTTTAGTTTGAATATTGTATTCTAAATTAGAATATTATAGTATGTTTGATTTAAATATTGTGTTGCTCGTTAGAATATTATGATATGTTCAGTTTGGATTGTATTGTAATTTAGAATATTGTGGTATGTTTCAAAATATGTGGTAAGATTTGGAGATATAAAGTGTAATGCTTTTGGGATATTTGATATAATTTCAAAActtaagtacagacatctctatAACAGCATTtttatataacaacacttcattATAAAAGCCATTTTTTTCGGAACCAAATGTCATgtttgttataatatatgttctctataacaacaattcgctataacatccaaaaatatccgAAATAAACGATACTGTTATAGATAAATTTGACTATTATGAAAGTGTACAAATGTGTATATTATGAAACTTCCCAGTTATGGGCCTATTGCAACTTGTACTGAATCTGAAGTCCAATAAAGGAGGAGAACTATAAACTTTCAAAAATTACaatgttttagtggttattagctagttgtagcgaccatttactatattactttctatagctatgttttcagtttttttagagtgtattcgatgtatttaagctactgtattcatgaatacaataacatttctaggcgtgaaacaggggattacagctagacagatttttgtattttattgtattcgtggcgtgaaacaggggattacaactgtttttaaacggaaagtgaatcaattaacataatagactcctaatataattcaacaaactcaattataacacacaaaatttgtagttccagttataaaaaagattctcaaccgaaaaataccccaaaaacatagcaatcttcagagagattatataattacattaaatataattaaatacataaaaatacattgaatacatgaagtatagcaggtcatctatagtgcaaaaacatatgaatacatattgcagatacatttgaatacatatatacatctgaatacaaaaattatattaattaaaaaaaattatatgaatacattcatggaatatagcgagacagtgaatataatgaaatacatggaatacaacgagatacaatgaaatacaataaaaaaaagacaataaatacaatgaaatacatggaaatacaacgagatacattgaaatacacttTAGAAAAAGTAACAGAatcttcaagttgctcagccccaaactccgtcatCTTTGTTCAAGAATAACCCTAATATCGTCTCGTTGAGTTGTTGCCCTAACCAAACATCTTTTGCTGCACAAATACTATTTCATCCTCTTCAAATAACCAAAGCCCAAACTAAATAAAACTTGATTCCAATGTTTGGCAGTAACCTAATTTCTGCCGTCAAAAACCAACGAATGCCAAATCAAACTTcgccccttttccttttcttttaacaaATAATTAGTCGCATCATGAGAAAACAAAATCAATAAGGTAAGCAAATAGAAATTCAACTTTGGCACTGCAAACATGATGTCCTCAAAATCGCCAAATTCAACACAAGGAACTACCATCGATGGAGGAACTGATGAGAGAGAATCCATGAGTTTGTATTCATGGAGAAAACTGGCGTTGAGAGAGAACGCgaagaaaaatctgaaaaaatgagagggaaaaataatacaaagcgtaTTTTATGACTTAAGGGTAGAAGGTGgccataaatagatatttaacTATAAAAAGCAAAATGTAgttatggaatataattttttaaaataatatttatttaaaataaataagatatcaacctttgctataggaggtaaaaattcctagaCTGTATATTCAAGTTAAAATGGTTTAACTATAATAAATTCTTTAAATATCAAATCAGTTAAGATGTATCAATTAGGACATGCATTAGTCACACCATTGAAAAACGAAACATGTCTTAATAGAATGAAAACTGTACTCGAAACACATATAGCCAACTCCATTTAATTTGGTTTAATTTTGAAACATACAACTGGTAGTGTTTCATGGCTCAATAATGGAAACGGGACAGTAATTGAAAGAACTTGCTCGTTATGTTTCTCGTACAAAAAAGATTGTCAATGACCCAAAAATTCATGATTTTGCATTTGAAGAAATAAATCAATCTATATCTGTATGCTTGGCAAGTTCACCACTCACCTccgcccaaaaaaaaaaaaaaaaattaatccgCTTTTTTTTCTCTAGGTATTTGTTTAATCATATTTGTCCACTGTTTGATAAAGCTCATCAGCTTTTTGTTAAGTCTCTCCTAGGCCCCTAGGGGTGTGCATTtaaatcggtttatcgataaatcgaatcgattattttttatcggtttatcgatttatcgatttcgatttcaaaattttccttattgagttatcgatttcgattttaattttgtcctcttcggttatcggtttatggataaaccgataagatatactaaaaagacaaatatacccttattctataataccctttcctttaccctaagtccctaaccctattatttcctctacccATTCTTCAGCGCCGCTTTtacctttctctctctctctcccgcGAACTGCAAACTTAACAGAGAAAGTGAACTCCGGTGAACTCCGGCATACTTCGGCGTACTCCGACGACTTCAATATTACGTTTCACCCCCTCTCTCTTCGTACCTTTGTTACAATTTCAAGCATCAGCAGATTTCAGGTGGCATATATTTGATCtcttactttagtttcgttgcatgtgcttgttgacacaattttttatgttataaacggtattcgtcttattttagcttctttttgtctatattagttaggcgtgtttatagcgatatactttccgtggaatcccgtaaattttcttattggtgtaattgataaccgaatcgataaaccccaaaaatcgataaatcgaaatcgaaaaaatcgaaaccttatatAAGCATACTGCacatgtacaaatcgataatcgataagggtcaaaatcgaatcaataaatcgaatgcacaccctaCTCTCCCCACCCGtcccaaaatattatttgttaTATCTTCGAAAGAAGATACTAAGATATGATATAAATGTTGCTCATCTCGCCAAAAagattttaaaaaagaaatactCAAAAGGAGATGCACAAAATTTCTCCACTAGTTCAGGTTTCGTATAACCCTTTTTCTATTATTTAACTTGGTTAAAATATGAAACCTCTAATACCTTTTCACCATAGATCCCTCGTGCTCGTgctaatattttatatttaataaaaaagTAAGTTAACTTAGTTTTTGTTACAGAAAGGGAAAAATCAGAACATAAATAATCTTTCTCTATATCTTTGAATCCACGTAAATATAAACTTGATTTTGCTAATTTAACAAT
This region includes:
- the LOC104248240 gene encoding UDP-sulfoquinovose synthase, chloroplastic, whose product is MAHLLSTTCYLDVSSSNKLHFKSINQCSTPIPISFNMGISFSPLKKLSLQRKKSAQYVVRASAVSMSQEAKTQNDSGSQQSTDGASTRKKVMVIGGDGYCGWATALHLSNKGYEVSIVDNLIRRLFDHQLGLDSLTPISSIHNRIRRWKSLTGKDIQLFVGDICDFDFLAEAFKSFEPDAVVHFGEQRSAPYSMIDRSRAVFTQHNNVIGTLNVLFAIKEFREECHLVKLGTMGEYGTPNIDIEEGFITITHNGRTDTLPYPKQASSFYHLSKVHDSHNIAFTCKAWGIRATDLNQGVVYGVRTDETAMHEDLVNRLDYDAVFGTALNRFCVQAAVGHPLTVYGKGGQTRGYLDIRDTVQCVEIAIANPANPGEFRVFNQFTEQFSVNELAALVTKAGEKLGLEVKTISVPNPRVEAEEHYYNAKHTKLIELGLQPHLLSDSLLDSLLNFAVQYKDRVDTKQIMPSVSWKKIGAKPKTVAA